Genomic DNA from Setaria italica strain Yugu1 chromosome V, Setaria_italica_v2.0, whole genome shotgun sequence:
GCTGTGTGTCAGAGAAACGAGTTGGGAGAGGCCGAGAGAGAGGAaatggaggagaggaggggagaaaaAGATTGGATGGGATAGTAGCCACGTGGCCTTGAGCACTCTGTGGCGGGGGATAATACGCATGGTAATCTTGCTTCTTTGGATggccttttgtttttttagcttCCTCTTCATTTCTAAAACAATTTATAGGTTGATTTTGGGGAGGGGTTTTGTCCCTTTTGGCCTTTTCTTCTTACCTCTACGGACTTTGTTTTTCCTTTCGTTCCTCTTCACAGAGATAAATTCATGAGCCGAGTGGCctaattattatttttagttTACTCTTCATAACCATTTGTGTTAAGTGAGATCCCACCATTGTAAATTTGTAAGCATAAAAACAATTCTTATGTGCGCACTGCTCTCGTGCAATCTCCTTGCATCCTGGAAGTATTTCTTTCTCATCCTCCATTCTACTTTTCTTGTTCTCTTGACGATTACAGAACTACTTCTATATATGTGCTATCATTTCCGAGTGCAATACAAGGGCATATGCAAAATATATGAACATGGGTTGTATGCATATACACCAATAATTTTGGTAAATATTATTAATTTATATATGCAATGTACAAGCTCCAGTCCTCAATAGATGGCGCTTAAGACCAGCCAATTAGCTTGCTTCTAGTTCAAAACTCATGTCGGAAACGTCATATATTACCGTCTGGAGGGAGTATGTCTTATTTTGTAGACCTGATCTTAAAGAGTGGTGCAAATGAAATTGAAAGGATATTGAACAAGAGTGTAATGACCAACCAAAGAAAATTGGATTAATACTAAACATAACCTAAGCAACCTCCTCCCACAGCTAATTAGTCTACCTCCTTTTTTATTAGCAACCTACCCATAGACGCACTCATGATATCTCAGCTTTACAATAACAAAACAATCTCTCCCGGTTTTCGTCACACTGTTCCTAAATATACTGTAACATTTAATTCTTATATAGTTATATGATCAAATATACCTTTTGATGAAACTGTAGCATCCTAACTGCATGTTCCGTTGTGTTTCGCAGGACTTGGTATGTAGCTAAGCTCAATGAATTTTCTGGAATGAAACCATCCCCTTCTCTCTCATAATAATTTTGCCAAATCAACAAAATTGTTGATGTACTCCATCGAGATTGGCCTTACTAACCTACTGTTCAACAGGTCATGCATGTTGCGACTCGTCTACTAGGTGCGATTGGTGATCACATTAAAcgtatttttttttactaaaaaCCATCCAGTTTCATGTTCGTCCCTCAATTATTGGCCTACGCATCATGAAATAAGGATCATAATGCGGCACATCATTTTGATGAGccatttaaaaagtttgcaccAAACTGGATCCAAAATTTAGGAATTTAGAAACAAATCAGATGAAATAAATGAAAAACATATCTCATTTCTTAATGAATCAGCAAATAGGAATGACACCGAACAAATCAATGGGCTCAAAGGCATTGAAAAAACTTCAACTGTACATACATGAAACAATCATGAAATATTACTGCTACATATTTTATTTTGCAGCAAAAAATTCCGAAAGAATATTCCAACATCCAAAAGCAACATGagcaacattaaaaaaatatggttGTAGTGTCTAAGAACAAAAGTTTGGAACCAAATGCACTTTCCAGTGATTAGATTACGAAATATCAATAATGAACACATATCAAACGATAGTACTACCCCTGCATGTGTCTTTCAGTCTTTTGTTGATTCTTTTATTCCCATCCTGTCACACTCATTCTTCCATGTGACCGCTCACCTTGACCAGTTGTCTACCAGCAAAAAATGTTAGTTCTATTGGATATGATGTCATACAAGAACTCTCTACCTTCTTAAATTCAGTGCTCCTgtcttctttcaaaaaaaatgtcatACAAGATACAACCATCAAAATCACCatgactcatgctaggatcagTTTTCCTTAAGGGGGGAGCTGAAAAAAGAATGTGGCTTAACAAGTTGCGTGCAAAAATTCTCTACAGAAGAGGCAATTCGGGAGGCCAGAAAAATGGTGATTATCAAGTGCATCGTCACTACATCgcggacaaaaaaaaaagcatatgtTGAAATGGTTTCTGCTACATCATTACAAACGATGGGCTCCACAGAATGAAGGATGAGTGAAGGTGAATAATTTTTGATGCTGCTTTGTTTGCGCAACCAAATCAAATGGGGATCGGATTAGCGATCAAGGACCACAATGGTATCTTCCTAGCTGCTTACAAGACGAGCATTAGCAGGGTGACTGAAACAGAACTGGTGGAGGCAATTGCTCTCAGCCCTGCAGTCCATTTTGCTTCAAATCTCCAATATAGGGCCAGTTTggcacggctccggctccgtgcgcttaccgaagcacggaggagtcggagccgcaccaaacggcattgaccgcggagccattttttagcacatttgggaggagccggagccgttttaggcctgcatggaggagcccaaaaaagtggctccgcggctccggctccggctccgcacgaggagcccctcgcgaggagccctgccaaactcgCCCATAATAAGGTGATGATAGCCTGTCTCTCTGGTGGCTTCGATCATCCAACACATAAAGTTGGAGGCAAGAGTTTCGTCTGCAGATTTGTCCTTTGAAAGACAAGGCTACCTATAGATCCCTACCGATCAGGATACTAGCCGGTCTGATATTTGAGCCCGTCCGACCATGTCGTGCAGGTCAAGGCATAAAGATACATGAGCATAAATTTGGAGGCCGAGCGAACAGAATCTGCCTAGATATCTATCTTGAGATACTTGTGGTAAACCGACTCAAATTGATTTCCTTGTAATAACCAACTAGGATTaacatcaatacaatccaacagaACTCAGGACGTAATTTCCAaagacccgaacctgtctaaacatTACGTCTCTGTGTTACAATTCAAGTTCTTAGTCTTActcccccacctacaaatctatCACTGAGCACCCTAGCTAAATCCGACGCATGTCATTAGAAGCTGTAATGTGGTAGCTCAACGGATCAGCTGGTCAGTCTCTCTTATGCAGTTTGGTTTCACGTTACTCTCacgaaaaaaaaataagacaaGGCATGGCCACCGGAAACCTGTGCGCCGTGGAGAGGCGCGGCCGGGTGCACGTCATCACCCTCACCGGAGCGGGGGAGCACCGCCTGGGCCCGGCCCTCTTCTCCGCCATCCGCTCCGCagtcgccgccgtccgcgcctccccgggcggcggcgccggcgcgctcgTCCTGGCCGCCGAGGGCAAGTTCTTCTGCAACGGCTACGACCTGGCCTGGGCGCGCGCCGGGCCGGCCCCGGCCGACCGCCTCTCCGCCATGCGCGCGGCGTTCCGCGCCCTCGTCGCCGACGTCCTCGCGCTCCCCAtgcccaccgtcgccgccgtcacggGCCACGCCGCGGGCTCCGGCTGCGCGCTCGCGCTGGCGCACGACACCGTTGTCATGCGGGCGTCCCGCGGGTTCCTCTACATGAGCGAGGTCGACGCGGGGATCAAGATCGCGGACTTCGTCGGCGAGCTGATCCGGCAGAAGGTCCCCGACGCTGCCGCCAGGAGGGATCTGGTCATGAAGGGGGAGAAGATGACGGCTGCGGAGGCTTCGCGGCGCGGCATCGTTGACGCGGCCGTggacggcggcgtggaggaCGTAGttgccgcggccgtcgccgtggCTGAggaccttgcggcgaggggctGGGACGGGGAGGCCGTGGCCGAGATGCGGAAGGCCACCTGGCCGGCGCTGTGGAGCATGGTGAAGGActacggcggcgcggcgccggagcGGGCGCGTCTGTAAGCTGCAGGTGTTTGTTTGCTTTCCAATTTCGATCGATGACTCCATGTAAAATCAAAAACAAACTATGATTTGGGGGAATAATTAGTGGAATCCCATTCCAATTCCACTGCATTTGTATCCTTGCAATGGATCAAAATGAGCATCTGCGAAGCCACTCATCAGACTACTTAGAGTTCTCGCCAATAGAACGATCGACAGATGCATTTGTATTTGGATGTTTGGAACGCAAAAATTCAAAGAAGATTCACCAGAAGCAATTCCATTTCAGTAGGAGTCGTTCCCACTTTCCGGCCTCAAGAGCTGCATCACACACGCATCTGAACTAGAAAACGATCAGGAGCCTAAGCATTCACGAGAGAACAGTCATGGCAATTGGGGCGATGATCATTTACATCATGGCGGATGAACAAAACAGGAGCAGCTACTCTGCTGAGAAGTACTGACGAACATAATAACCAAAAACAGCCCTAGGCATTAACCAGTCACCACCACCTACATTCTTACCTTAACCACTGGACCAACATGCGCCAGTTACTGCCTTTAACACTGGCGTTAGTCTTCACGGTCAGATAATTTACATAGTTTTACTTCTCTCATCAGGCACTGCTGGGTCGATCTCTCCAGATGGTGCAATGTCGCCTGCGCTTGCATCAGCCCAGCACATGGGGAACCAAGACCAAAAAGTTGAACATCGCAGCGCCTGCCCTCCTAGCTTCCAGCATGCCCAAAGTTGACGCCATGTTGCCGTCTGATATGCTCTGGTATGAGCCTATTGACGAGTTCTGGAGAGGCGTTTGCTAGCTGCATAGCGGAAACGGGGAACCGATGAGCACAACAGTACAGCAAGAGCTAAGGTGCATTCGTTGGGGCCTTAACAGGACCGTACAACATGTTTCGTATACTTACTTCATGCTTGAAGTTGAAGAGTGGAGGGAATGGACGGCCATTTGGCAGGCGTGCATTCGGTGCCCGTAGCTCATCAAAGAAGGGGTGCGCACATGCATCAAGCTGCATAGAATCCATGAAGTGCATAAGTACATTTATAATCAACAGAATGCAAATCTAAAGATGATGTTGTGTTCCAGCTACAGCATGAGCGCTAGTGCTGCCTTTTTTAGGTGGGGCACTAACTAGTACACTTAACAAGCACATGTGACCATAAAGTTGCACCCACTCTTCATCAGCTAACACTCATCAACTCTTGGTTCTAGCATCCTGGACCACCAGGTGTCATAATTATCATATCTATCCAGGACCAGAAGCTATGGTTTAAGAGGACATACTTCCACATGGATTTAACCTCTTTTAATGGGTCATGCTCTACAAGACTATCAATAATTAACAACAATTCAACCTTTCCAATAAGCACAACCATGTAAAATAGACCATAAGCAACCAACAACCTTAGCCACATGCCTCATTCTAATTTTCTATTACCCTCAAACCAACAGCTTcaaaaataacaataaataaacgaagtaaaaaaaatactcaCAGCGGAGCAGCGAAGACTTGGTGAGTACTGGAGGAGACGAGAAGCAAGGTCTATAGCTTCCGGAGGCATTCTCTTGTGGAAAATCTGGAGGATAAAAATGGAAGTAAGAAAATTAATTAGTCACTGACACACTGGTGCAGTTTGAATTCAAAGTGCAGATATGATATAGAACCAATTTAAGTGCCCTTCAAAGAAATGTGGAACTCTGGACTGCAATTACAATACACTATATGTAAAATGACATGATGTACAATAGATTGAACATATGAATACCTTGTGCCAAGGATGAGCCTTTATCTGAGGAAACCTGAACTCAGTATAGTTGGGGTTCATACATCTTATTTCCTCACGGGTTGGAGTACCAAGAACCTACAAAAAATTCACATGGGCATAAGAAACACATAACAGAATAAAAGAATGTGTCCGGTGGAGCATTATGAAATACCTTGATTATCTCCACTAGTTGGTCAACCGCACTCTCTCCTGGAAACAGTGGCTGTTAAAACCACAACACGAATCGGTCAGAATCACATCGTAGATATTTTTTCTTAGTCGAAGTACATAAACATAGAGATTAATCATCAGATGAAGGCAACCAACCTGACCAAGAAGTAACTCCGCGAGAACACACCCAGCTGACCATATGTCTATCGAAGTTGAATACTCAGTTGCTCCAAATATGAGCTCAGGAGCACGATAATAACGAGAGCATATGTAAGATATATTTGGTTCACCAGGAATCTGACAAAGGAACAAGAGGAACTAGTTAATTGGCGAGTCCAAATTATAGTATGTGAAAATAACAGACGTGCCAAGAGAGTCCACAGTTAAAGTCCATATTTAGGAATCAATCAGACAAGTTCAAGATATAGACTTTTTTACAGAAATATGTAAGAGAACTAACATGATTATGGACTACCACCGGCAATTGTGATAACTAAAAACCTCATAGCAGGTAACAGTACATGATCAAACCAATTCAGTAAGCTTGAAAGGCGGCAGCATTTATACATTAGGTCATTAATGAAAATGGAGTCTGCGTAATAACAACAGTTAACTAGGAAATGTATCCATGTGTATACTTTCAATATTCAAGCCACCCTCAACATGCGATTTGATACTAACTACTACTGCTATCACAGAGCGACCATAAAAGGTAAAAGCAACACATTGAAGATAAATGTGCATTTTCACATAAACTGCTGCCCAATAGTAAGCGTTGCCTGACATAAGCATATTTCAACAATGCATACAAGTACTGGGTCCAACTACAGGTACTCAAGGGAGGAAATTAACATACCAGGACTTTAGCGCTTCCAAAGTCACACAGTTTGACTTGGTGAGTGAGAGGGTCAACCTGGATAGGCAAGCAAGAAGAGACCAATTCATAACCAATTACCAAATCTCAGAAAGAACATAATCTTGTTCAAGTAACACATACCAGCACATTTTGTGGCTTTACGTCCCTGTGGCAGACTCCTGGCACGGTATGAATATAGGCTAGCCCTCTAAAAAGCTGTAAACATAATAAGAGAAAACTCCTTAGCAAAGCGGGAAATCACATAAAAGCAGCTGAACAAGTTTAAGCATGGTGGTTCACCAACCTGATACATGTAGAGCTTGACGTAGATAAGAGGCATTCTCTGGTTCGCATTGCTGTAGTGCTTCAGGACACGATACAGCGTCTCCGGAACATATTCCATGACGAGGTTCAGAAATAGCTCATCCCTGGGCGTCGTCGAGAAGAAGCAGTGCTTCAGACAGACGACATTGGGGTGTTCCATGGCGCGCATCAGTTGCAGCTCCCGATTCTTGTAACGTCTATCTTGCAACACCTTCTTGATGGCAAAGGTCTCCCCAGTCTCAAGACAC
This window encodes:
- the LOC101755846 gene encoding enoyl-CoA delta isomerase 2, peroxisomal, whose product is MATGNLCAVERRGRVHVITLTGAGEHRLGPALFSAIRSAVAAVRASPGGGAGALVLAAEGKFFCNGYDLAWARAGPAPADRLSAMRAAFRALVADVLALPMPTVAAVTGHAAGSGCALALAHDTVVMRASRGFLYMSEVDAGIKIADFVGELIRQKVPDAAARRDLVMKGEKMTAAEASRRGIVDAAVDGGVEDVVAAAVAVAEDLAARGWDGEAVAEMRKATWPALWSMVKDYGGAAPERARL
- the LOC101756248 gene encoding shaggy-related protein kinase GSK1: MEAPPGPEPMALDAPPAAGDATAAAAAVAPAGDEKKKEGEGGDKMPGHIISTTIGGKNGEPKRTISYMAERVVGTGSFGIVFQAKCLETGETFAIKKVLQDRRYKNRELQLMRAMEHPNVVCLKHCFFSTTPRDELFLNLVMEYVPETLYRVLKHYSNANQRMPLIYVKLYMYQLFRGLAYIHTVPGVCHRDVKPQNVLVDPLTHQVKLCDFGSAKVLIPGEPNISYICSRYYRAPELIFGATEYSTSIDIWSAGCVLAELLLGQPLFPGESAVDQLVEIIKVLGTPTREEIRCMNPNYTEFRFPQIKAHPWHKIFHKRMPPEAIDLASRLLQYSPSLRCSALDACAHPFFDELRAPNARLPNGRPFPPLFNFKHELANASPELVNRLIPEHIRRQHGVNFGHAGS